Within Halococcus sediminicola, the genomic segment CCCTCGCTTGCAAAAACGTGGGGAAAAAGCCGGCGTCACCCCCTCACTCCGTTCGGGGATTCCTCGGCCCGCTCACTCGTTTCACTCGTTCGCGGTACGATCACTTCACTACCGCAACCGCACCACCGAAGCCCTCGCGCTCCCACTGGTCGCGCTCGCCCTTCATCCGCCAGGAACCGCTACCGCCCCGCTACCGCACCGCCGCCTCAAACGTCGCGCTCGATGACGAAATGCGTGAACTCCGCGAGGTTGTCCGCGGGTTCGTCGGCGAGGTCGAGTTCGGCGAGGTGCTCGCGGGCTTCGGCAGCGATGTCGAGTGCGCACTCGCGGGCGTAGGCGACACTACCCGTCTCCTCGAAGATTTCGATGACCTCGGCGATGTCCTCCTCACTGTTCTCGTCGGCCCAGAGCAGTTCTTCGAGTCTGGCGGCCCGTTCGGGCGTAGCCTCACGGGCGGCGTGAATCGCCACCAGCGTCTTCTTGCCCTCGCGCACGTCGTTGCCGACACCCTTGCCGAACGCGCCGCCGTGTTCGGCGGCCGTCTCGACGTCGAGGATGTCGTCGCCGATCTGGAAGGCGATGGACATGAGTTCGGCGTAGCGCGCGGCGTGGCCTTCGACGTCGTCGGGTTGGTCGGTGAGCAGTGCGGCCAGTCGGGCGACGATACGCCCGAGACAGCCGGTCTTGCAGGCACACATCTCCAGATACTGCGCTTCGCTCATCTCGATCGCCTGCTGGTTGTGCCAGTGGATGTCCATCCCCTGTCCGAGATGGGTGCGATTGAGTTCGTGCATCAGCATCTCGTAGATTTCGAGACGAACCTCCGGATCGAGGTCGGCGGGGTCCTGTGCGACGATCTTGAGCGGGAAGAAGTACATCGCGTTGCCCGCGTTGAGCGCCGTGTCCGTCCCGAACTCGTGATGGAGCGCCGGTCCACCCCGGCGCATCGTCGCGCCGTCCTCGACGTCGTCGACGATGATCGTCCCATTGTGGAGGATTTCGGGGATGCAGGCGTAGGGGAGATAGTCGTGTGGGTCGACACCGAAGCCATCGAGGAGCAGACAGCAGACGACCGCGCGCCAGCGCTTGCCACCGCGGTCGAGCAGCGTCCAGACGGGATCGGGAAGCGCGCGCTGGATGGCGTCCGCATCGTACTCGTAGGTCGGCGCGCCGAAGAAGTCACTCGCGTACTCGACGTCGGTCTCGCGCGGCAGCAGCCGCTCGATTTCCGCGTCGATGACCGGTCGCCACGCCGCGAGCACGTCGCGCATACGCCGAGAACCACGGCGGCGGGCTAAAAATGCTCGTTTGCCAATCGAAGGGAAACGCTTAGCACGCGGTCGCCAGCAGTGACGCCATGACAGAGTGGATCGGCGAGACGTTCACGAGCGACACGGGCTGGAGTCACCTCGAAACACTCGTCGACATCGGCAACCGGATGGCCGGCAGCGAGGGCGAGCGCCGCGCCGCCGAAGCCACCCGCGACGCGCTCAAAGACGCCGGCGCGCGGAACGCCCGACTAGAGGAGTTCGACATCCAGGGCTGGACGCGCGGCGAGAGCGCCATCCGCGCGGGCGATGACGAGAGCGCCTGCATCGCGCTTCCGCGGAGTCCGAGCGCCGAGGCAACTGGTGAGTTCGCCGATCTCGGCTACGGCCTACCCGAGGATTTCGAGGAACGCGACATCGAGGAGAAGGTCGTGATGGCCGCGAGCGACGTGCCCGATCACCACGACCGGTTCGTTCACAGAACGGAAAAGTATCATCGGGCGGTCGCGGGCGGGGCGGCCGCGTTCGTCTTCCGCAATCACGTGCCCGGTCAGCTCCCACCCACGGGAAGCGTCGGCGGTGCCGACGGCCCGATCGGCGAGATTCCAGCCGTCGGCGTCTCGAAGGAGGTCGGGACACGTCTCGGCCGGCGATACGACGGCGAGCGGATGAACGTCACAGTCGACGCCGATATTCACGACGCGACGAGTCGGAACGTTCACGCCGAACTCGGACCGCAGAGCGACGAACGAGTGCTCGTGACGAGCCACGTCGATGCCCACGACATCGCCGAGGGGGCGATGGACAACGGTGCTGGCACGGCGATGGTCGTCGAACTCGCCCGCGCGCTCGCCGACCGGGAGGACGAACTCGACACGACCGTGGAGTTCGTCGCGTTCGGGGCCGAGGAGGTCGGACTGTGTGGCTCGGAGTATCTGGCCGCGGAGACCGATCTCGATTCGGTGAAGGCCGTGCTCAACAACGACGGCGTCGTCGCCGGACGGACGCTCTCGCTGTTGACTCACGGCTTCGACGAACTCGGCGTGGTCGCGGAGGGGGTCGGGGAGTGCTTCGATCATCCCATGAAGACGGTGCCCAAACAGGGACCACACAGCGACCACTGGCCGTTCGTCCGTTGGGGCGTGCCGAGCTACCACGTCACGAGCGACACGGGACCCGACCGAGGCTGGGGCCACACGCACGCCGACACGCTCGACAAGCTTGACTTGCGCACGTTCCGCGAGCAGGCGATTTTGCTCACCGAACTCGCCGTCTCGCTTGCCGACGACGATTTCACTGTTTCCCGCGCCGACCCCGAGGCGATCGCGGCCGCGCTCGAAGCCGAGGGCGAGGCTGCGGGGATGAAACTCACCGGCGAGTGGCCGTACTGATGCAGTAGGCTCATTTCGGCGCGCCCGAAGGGGAGGTATGACCGACCTGTGTTCGACGCACATCGAGAACCGGGAGATGGTCCAGCCCAATCACGCGAACAACCTCCAGAGCGTCCACGGCGGCAACGTGATGAAGTGGATGGACGAAGTGGGCGCGATGAGCGCGATGCGATTCGCGGGCAACGCCTGTGTCACCGCGCGGATCAACCAAGTGGACTTCGAGCGGCCCATCCGGGTGGGTGACGTCGCGTTCATCGAATCCTACGTCTATCGGGCCGGCCAGACGAGCGTCCACGTCCACCTGCAGACCTACCGCGAGGACCTCACCAGCGGCGAGCGCGAGAAGACCACCGAATCGTACTTCGTCTACGTCGCCATCGACGAGGACGGTACCCCCACGACCGTTCCCGACCTCACCGTCGATTCCGAGGAGGGTGAGCGGCTGCACGCGGCCGCGCTCGACGGTGAGGACAACACCGGTTCGGGTGTGACTCGGGACGAGTGAAAGGGACTCCGAGCCGGAGTTCGAGAAACGGCGTACGAGGAGCGAAAATCGTGAGATGCGACCGGCGAGTGCCGGCTTTCAGGCGGTCTTCGCACCGTCTTCCGGCGAGACGGGCCCTTCCTCGACGGCGAGATCGTCTTCGGCCGGAAGCGCGGTGAGTTCGGTGTAGGCGGCGGCGAGCACGGCCGTCGAGTAGACGGTCACGATGGCGCTACCGGCCTGTGCGACGACGAGACCGATGGTCGAGCCGGCGATGGCCCCGAGACCGAAGACAATATCGACGGCGAGCGCGGCGAGCATGACCGCGACGCCCAACAGGAGCAGCGAGAAGCGGTGCCCGCGGGTGAGTGCCCAGCTGCTGCGAAAGCCCTGAACGAAGTTCTGGTCCTCGACGGCGACGTGAACGGTCCAGAACGCGAGGGTCACGAGCAGGAAGATGCCCGGAATGACCAGAGCAACGAGTCCCAGCCCGACGATGAGCCCGAACACGATGGCCCCCACGAAGACGTTGAGTGCCGCCCAGCCCATGTTCCGGGTGAAGTGCTCGCGCGACAGGTGTTCGGTTTCGTCGCTGACGAACACCCGAATCGCGGCGATAGAGACCACGAGGCTCGCGATCGCGAGCACGAACGAGAGAAGACCGGCGACGACCGGCGGCAGGGCGAACAGCGCGCTCGCTCCCGCCTCGACCGGGACGAACTGCTGGTTCGCCGCGTACCGAGCGAGTCCTGCCCCGAGGAGACCGCTGAGCGCCGAGAGCACGAACACGAGTCCGATGAGCATGAGACCGTTGCGTTTGCTGGTTCTGCGTGCACCCTCCTTGAGTACGGCTGTGATGTGTACGGACATAACGGATACGTAGAGGTGTCGTGAGGAGATAAACATTCCGTGACTGATAATATCATTTGGGTATATTGCGATGGCCGCCGTTTCGCGCGGGGAGAATCGTTCCGCCGGCGAGAGGCGCTCGGTTTCGCGTCGAGCGCGCCGTCCCGACAGGGGTAAGAAAGGCCGGTCCATGAATCGGGCAATGAGCGATTCGACGGCGACGACGGACGAGGGAAGCGTCCGCGTCGTCGGGACGGCCCACGTCTCCCCCGAGAGCGTCGGCGAGGTCGAGCGCACCATCGCCGAGGAACGACCCGACGTGGTGGCGGTCGAACTCGACGAGGGCCGCTTTCGCCAACTCAAGGGCGAACAGCCCGACGATCTGTCGGCGGGCGACCTCCTGCGCGGCAACACGGTCTTCCAGTTTCTCGCCTACTGGATGCTCTCGTACGTCCAGACCCGCCTCGGCGACGAGTTCGACATCAGCCCCGGAGCGGACATGCTCGCGGCCGTCGAGACCGCCGAAGAGGTCGGGTCGGGGGTAGCGCTCGTCGACCGCGACATCCAGATGACCATCCAGCGGTTCTGGGCGCGGATGACCGGTGGCGAGAAACTGCAAATGTTGCTGAGCCTCCCGCTGGCGTTCGCCTCGCCGCTCGCGGTCGGACTGGGTATCGGTCTCACGACCGGGCTCCTGCTCGGCGTTCCACTGGAGGCCTTTCTCGGCCCGCTCGTGCTGCCGGCGACGCCCGCCATTCCCGGACTCCTCGTCTCGATAGCGGACTTCCTGCTGGTCGCAACCGTCCTGGGTCTCGCTCTCGGGACTCTCCTCACGACGGCGTTCGTCTGGAGCGCGCCCGAAGAGGACGAACAAGAGGAGTTCGACATCGAGGACATGACCGACACCGACGTCGTGAGCACCATGCTCGAAGAGTTCAGACAGTTCTCGCCGGGTGGCGCGGAGGCACTCATCGACGAGCGCGACGCCTTCATCGCCCACCGGCTGGTGGCGCTGCGCGAACAGGGCCATCGCGTCGTCGCGGTCGTCGGCGCGGGCCACCGAGAGGGCATCGAGCGCTATCTCGGCCATCCCGAAACGCTGCCGCCGATGGACTCGTTGGTCGGCCACGAGAGCGGCCGGCGCTTTTCGCCCTATAAAATCCTCGGCTACCTGTTCACGCTCGGCTTCCTCGTCTTCTTCCTCCTGCTGGCCATGGCCGGCGCGCGCAACGGTTTCCTCCTTCGACTGTTCGGCGCGTGGTTTTTCATCAACGGCATCTTCGCCACCGTCCTCGCCAAACTCGGCGGCGCACACTGGGCGAGCGCGCTCGTCGGCGGCGCGGTCGCGTGGCTCACGAGCGTGAACCCGTTACTGGCTCCGGGTTGGTTCGCCGGCTACGTCGAACTCCGCTATCTCGACGTCAACGTCGGCGACATCAACACCCTGAACGAGATCCTGAGTGACGAGGAGAGCCCGCTCGACGAACTCTGGGAACGCCTCCGGGAGGTCGCCCTCTTTCGACTCATCGCGATCGTCGCGCTCACCAACGTCGGTTCCATCGTGGCGAGTTTCCTGTTCGCGGCCATCGTTCTCCCGATACTCGCGGCAGGCGTCGGCGGCGTCGATGGCGTCGTTTCGTTGATGGTCCAAGGAGCCGAAAACAGCGCCGACCTCATCTGGGGGGCGCTCACGTGAGATTCGCCCGGCGCGAACTCGCCGACCTCGCGATCGCGTGGGTCGCCCTCGGGGTGGCGTTCGCACTCTTTTTCACGCCGCCGCTCCGGGGAATCCTCCTCGCCGGCGACGTCGATCTGCTGCTGTCGGGCCCTGTCTTTCGCTCGTTCGCACTCAGCATGCTCACCGCCGGCATCGGTTTCCTGTTGCACGAACTCGCGCACAAACTCGTCGCCCAGCGCTTCGGCCAGGTCGCCCACTTCCGCGCCGACTACGGCATGCTCTTTCTCGCGGTGGCGAGCGCCTTCGCGGGATTCCTCTTCGCCGCGCCCGGCGCAGTCTACCACCGCGGGCGTATCACGAAACGCCAGAACGGTCTCATCGCGCTCGCCGGCCCGGTGACGAACCTCGCTCTCGCAGTCGGGTTCGCGGCGCTTGCGCTCCTCTCGACTGGATTCCTCGGCACGGTCGGCGCGTTCGGCGTTGGCATCAACCTTCTATTAGCGGGGTTCAACATGCTCCCGTTCGGCCCGCTCGACGGGCGGACAGTTTTGTCGTGGAGCGTCGTCGTCTTCGCCATCACCTTCGTCGTGAGCGCCGGGTCGGCGGTCGCGGTCTTCGTGACCTTCGGATTCAGTCTCTAAATCGGGACGACGATCTCACCGACGGGCTTTTGTCCGCCTCCGCCGGCGCTTTCGCCATGACCGACGCAGAGGAGAGGCTCACGTACGCCGGTGCGGGCGTCGACATCGACGCAAGCGAGGCCGCGACCGCAGCGCTCGTGGGTGCAGCAGGCGAAAGCGAGGGCGATTACGCCGGCCTGGTCGACATCGGGGACCAGTACCTCGCGCTCGCTACCGACGGTGTGGGCACGAAACTGCTGGTCGCCGAAGCGCTGGACGATTACTCCACCGTGGGCATCGACTGCATCGCCATGAACGCCAACGACCTCGTGGCCGCCGGGGTCGAACCCGTGGCCTTCGTGGATTACCTCGCGGTCGACGAACCCGACGAGGGGACCGCCGCCGACCTCGGCACGGGACTCGCCGTCGGGGCCGAACGCGCGGGCGTCGCGCTGGTCGGCGGCGAGACAGCGGTGATGCCGGAGGTGATTCGCGGACTCGACATCGCCGGAACGTGTGCTGGTCTCGCCAAGGAGGACGACCTCTTCGGCGAGGCACGGATCGGCGACGCGCTCGTCGGGGTTCCGTCCTCGGGCATCCACTCGAACGGCCTGACGCTCGCACGCGGGGCCGCGACCCGGAATGGGGATTACGACGACTCCTTCCCCGACTCCGAGAAGACGGTCGGCGAAGTCCTGCTCGAACCCACCAGACTCTACACCGACCTCCCGCTGCACGACCACGCGACCCACGCCGCGGCCCACGTCACCGGCGGCGGCTGGACGAACCTCACACGGATGGGCTCGCACCGCTACGAGATCACGGACCCGCTGCCCGTCCCGCCGGTCTTCGAGTTCGTCGCCGAGCGGGGAGGGGTGGCCAGAGAAGAGTTGTATCGAACCTTCAACATGGGGATGGGCTTCGTCGCGGCGCTCGACCCCGACGACGCCGCCGCGCTTGCCGACGCCACGGACGGGCAGGTGGTCGGTCGTGTCGCCGAGGGCACGGGTGTCGCCGTCGACGAACTGGAACTCGACTGAGGCGGCGCGGGTCAGAGAATCAGGACAGATGAGCCGCCACGTCGGCTTCGGTGATGATGCCGAGCATCCGGCCGCTCTCGACGACGATGACGGCGTCGTGGTGGTCGAGGTGGGTATCGACCGTATCGAGGGTGGCCTCCGGAGCCACGGTCGTGATCGACTCGCGCATCACGTCCGCGACGGGGAGATCGGCGGCGTTCTCCGCCGAGGCACGCCGGACGTCCCCGTTCGAAATGATGCCCACTGGATAGCCGTCGTGAACCACCGGGAGCTGCGAGTAGCCCGCCTCGCCCATCCGGTCGATGGCCTCCCGAACGCTGTCGTCAGGTGCGACGGCGATCACCGAGGTGTGCATCAAATCGCGCGCACGCCGAATCCCGCCCTCGGCGGCGTCCAAGGCGGTGACGATGCGCCGCAGCGTCGAGAGTCTCGGATCGACGTCGCCGCTCTCGATACGCGCGATGAGCGGCTGGGAGACATCGGCGCGCTCGGCGAGCGCGCTCTGGGTGAGTTCGACGCGCCCTCGGCGCTCGCGCAAGTCCTCCGGCGTCGGCAGCTCCATGTCCGGCGATAACCGTGGGTAATGAAAAGCATTACGGAACCCCACCTTTTTCTGCGTCGGGTTCGCGCTCCGCGCGAACCGCTCCTTGAAAAATCTGGACCAAAAACTTCCGCTCACTCGCCTGCGGCTCGTTCGCGGTGAACCGTACTCGTTTCACTCGCGCGGACACACTCAACCGCCGCACAGCACCGCAGAAG encodes:
- a CDS encoding polyprenyl synthetase family protein, translated to MRDVLAAWRPVIDAEIERLLPRETDVEYASDFFGAPTYEYDADAIQRALPDPVWTLLDRGGKRWRAVVCCLLLDGFGVDPHDYLPYACIPEILHNGTIIVDDVEDGATMRRGGPALHHEFGTDTALNAGNAMYFFPLKIVAQDPADLDPEVRLEIYEMLMHELNRTHLGQGMDIHWHNQQAIEMSEAQYLEMCACKTGCLGRIVARLAALLTDQPDDVEGHAARYAELMSIAFQIGDDILDVETAAEHGGAFGKGVGNDVREGKKTLVAIHAAREATPERAARLEELLWADENSEEDIAEVIEIFEETGSVAYARECALDIAAEAREHLAELDLADEPADNLAEFTHFVIERDV
- a CDS encoding M28 family peptidase; protein product: MTEWIGETFTSDTGWSHLETLVDIGNRMAGSEGERRAAEATRDALKDAGARNARLEEFDIQGWTRGESAIRAGDDESACIALPRSPSAEATGEFADLGYGLPEDFEERDIEEKVVMAASDVPDHHDRFVHRTEKYHRAVAGGAAAFVFRNHVPGQLPPTGSVGGADGPIGEIPAVGVSKEVGTRLGRRYDGERMNVTVDADIHDATSRNVHAELGPQSDERVLVTSHVDAHDIAEGAMDNGAGTAMVVELARALADREDELDTTVEFVAFGAEEVGLCGSEYLAAETDLDSVKAVLNNDGVVAGRTLSLLTHGFDELGVVAEGVGECFDHPMKTVPKQGPHSDHWPFVRWGVPSYHVTSDTGPDRGWGHTHADTLDKLDLRTFREQAILLTELAVSLADDDFTVSRADPEAIAAALEAEGEAAGMKLTGEWPY
- a CDS encoding acyl-CoA thioesterase; the encoded protein is MTDLCSTHIENREMVQPNHANNLQSVHGGNVMKWMDEVGAMSAMRFAGNACVTARINQVDFERPIRVGDVAFIESYVYRAGQTSVHVHLQTYREDLTSGEREKTTESYFVYVAIDEDGTPTTVPDLTVDSEEGERLHAAALDGEDNTGSGVTRDE
- a CDS encoding TraB/GumN family protein, with translation MSDSTATTDEGSVRVVGTAHVSPESVGEVERTIAEERPDVVAVELDEGRFRQLKGEQPDDLSAGDLLRGNTVFQFLAYWMLSYVQTRLGDEFDISPGADMLAAVETAEEVGSGVALVDRDIQMTIQRFWARMTGGEKLQMLLSLPLAFASPLAVGLGIGLTTGLLLGVPLEAFLGPLVLPATPAIPGLLVSIADFLLVATVLGLALGTLLTTAFVWSAPEEDEQEEFDIEDMTDTDVVSTMLEEFRQFSPGGAEALIDERDAFIAHRLVALREQGHRVVAVVGAGHREGIERYLGHPETLPPMDSLVGHESGRRFSPYKILGYLFTLGFLVFFLLLAMAGARNGFLLRLFGAWFFINGIFATVLAKLGGAHWASALVGGAVAWLTSVNPLLAPGWFAGYVELRYLDVNVGDINTLNEILSDEESPLDELWERLREVALFRLIAIVALTNVGSIVASFLFAAIVLPILAAGVGGVDGVVSLMVQGAENSADLIWGALT
- a CDS encoding zinc metalloprotease; this translates as MRFARRELADLAIAWVALGVAFALFFTPPLRGILLAGDVDLLLSGPVFRSFALSMLTAGIGFLLHELAHKLVAQRFGQVAHFRADYGMLFLAVASAFAGFLFAAPGAVYHRGRITKRQNGLIALAGPVTNLALAVGFAALALLSTGFLGTVGAFGVGINLLLAGFNMLPFGPLDGRTVLSWSVVVFAITFVVSAGSAVAVFVTFGFSL
- the purM gene encoding phosphoribosylformylglycinamidine cyclo-ligase — encoded protein: MTDAEERLTYAGAGVDIDASEAATAALVGAAGESEGDYAGLVDIGDQYLALATDGVGTKLLVAEALDDYSTVGIDCIAMNANDLVAAGVEPVAFVDYLAVDEPDEGTAADLGTGLAVGAERAGVALVGGETAVMPEVIRGLDIAGTCAGLAKEDDLFGEARIGDALVGVPSSGIHSNGLTLARGAATRNGDYDDSFPDSEKTVGEVLLEPTRLYTDLPLHDHATHAAAHVTGGGWTNLTRMGSHRYEITDPLPVPPVFEFVAERGGVAREELYRTFNMGMGFVAALDPDDAAALADATDGQVVGRVAEGTGVAVDELELD
- a CDS encoding CBS domain-containing protein; this translates as MELPTPEDLRERRGRVELTQSALAERADVSQPLIARIESGDVDPRLSTLRRIVTALDAAEGGIRRARDLMHTSVIAVAPDDSVREAIDRMGEAGYSQLPVVHDGYPVGIISNGDVRRASAENAADLPVADVMRESITTVAPEATLDTVDTHLDHHDAVIVVESGRMLGIITEADVAAHLS